The following coding sequences are from one Clostridioides difficile ATCC 9689 = DSM 1296 window:
- the thrS gene encoding threonine--tRNA ligase has protein sequence MIKVALKDGSIKEFENAISVMDVAKSISEGLARNVVAASVNGEVVGLDHIIDTDCDLNLFKFEDKEGKEVFRHTSAHILAQAIKRLYPEAKLAIGPSIENGFYYDIDLDHRLVPEDLEKIEAEMKKIAKEDLKIERFELPRNEALELMKEQGEDYKVELISDLPESEIISFYKQGDFTDLCRGPHLPSTKKVKAVKLQSVAGAYWRGDENNKMLQRIYGTSFEKNKDLEEYLHLLEEAKKRDHRKLGKELGLFMIPEEGPGFPMFLPKGMELKNELLKFWREIHRKAGYIEIESPIILNRKLWETSGHWYHYKENMYTVKIDDEDYAIKPMNCPGGLIYYNSQLHSYRDFPMRVAELGRVHRHELSGALQGLMRVRAFTQDDSHIFMLPEQIKDEIKGVANLIDGIYKTFGFEYNLELSTRPENSMGSDEEWEAAENGLREALEELGLPYTINEGDGAFYGPKIDFHLKDCLGRTWQCGTIQLDMQLPRQFDNTYIGQDGEKHRPVMIHRVAFGSIERFIGILIEHYAGKFPVWLSPTQVKILPISDKFMDYANEVKKELFDKGIRVELDDRAEKIGFKIREAQLEKVPYMLIVGEKEVADNNVSVRSRDKGEIGSIKLDEFIASISKEIESRESIIQD, from the coding sequence ATGATTAAAGTTGCTTTAAAAGATGGCTCAATAAAAGAATTTGAAAATGCTATTTCTGTTATGGATGTAGCTAAATCCATTAGTGAAGGATTAGCTAGAAATGTGGTAGCAGCGTCTGTGAACGGAGAGGTTGTAGGTCTGGACCACATTATAGATACTGATTGTGACTTGAATTTATTTAAGTTTGAAGATAAAGAAGGTAAGGAAGTTTTTAGACATACATCAGCGCATATATTAGCTCAAGCTATAAAAAGACTTTACCCAGAAGCAAAGCTTGCTATAGGACCAAGTATAGAAAATGGATTCTACTATGATATAGATTTAGACCATAGATTAGTTCCAGAGGACCTAGAGAAAATAGAAGCTGAAATGAAAAAAATAGCTAAAGAAGATTTAAAAATAGAAAGATTTGAACTTCCTAGAAATGAAGCTTTAGAGCTTATGAAAGAACAAGGAGAAGACTATAAGGTAGAACTTATATCTGATTTACCTGAAAGTGAAATAATATCTTTCTACAAGCAAGGTGATTTTACTGATTTATGTAGAGGACCACATTTACCATCTACTAAAAAGGTAAAAGCTGTTAAATTACAAAGTGTAGCAGGTGCATATTGGCGTGGTGACGAAAATAATAAGATGCTTCAAAGAATATATGGAACTTCTTTTGAGAAAAACAAAGACTTAGAAGAGTACTTACATTTACTAGAAGAAGCTAAAAAGAGAGACCACAGAAAATTAGGTAAAGAATTAGGATTATTTATGATACCTGAAGAAGGTCCAGGATTCCCTATGTTTTTACCAAAAGGTATGGAACTTAAAAATGAATTATTAAAATTCTGGAGAGAAATACACAGAAAAGCTGGATATATTGAGATAGAATCTCCAATCATATTAAATAGAAAATTATGGGAGACTTCAGGACACTGGTATCATTACAAAGAAAATATGTATACAGTTAAAATAGATGATGAGGATTATGCTATAAAACCTATGAACTGTCCTGGTGGATTAATTTACTATAACTCTCAACTACATTCATATAGAGATTTCCCAATGAGAGTTGCAGAGCTTGGTAGAGTTCATAGACATGAGTTATCTGGTGCATTACAAGGATTAATGAGAGTTAGAGCATTTACTCAAGACGATTCACATATATTCATGTTACCAGAGCAAATTAAGGACGAAATAAAAGGAGTAGCTAACTTAATAGATGGTATCTACAAAACTTTTGGATTTGAATATAATTTAGAATTATCTACAAGACCAGAGAACTCTATGGGAAGCGACGAAGAGTGGGAAGCAGCAGAAAATGGATTAAGAGAAGCTTTAGAAGAGTTAGGTCTACCATATACTATTAATGAGGGTGATGGAGCATTCTATGGTCCTAAGATAGACTTCCATCTAAAAGATTGTTTAGGAAGAACTTGGCAATGTGGTACTATCCAATTAGATATGCAACTTCCAAGACAATTTGATAATACTTATATTGGTCAAGATGGTGAAAAGCATAGACCAGTTATGATTCATAGGGTTGCTTTTGGTAGTATAGAAAGATTTATAGGTATATTAATAGAGCATTATGCTGGTAAATTCCCAGTTTGGTTATCTCCAACTCAAGTTAAGATACTTCCTATATCTGATAAATTTATGGATTATGCAAATGAAGTTAAGAAAGAGTTATTTGATAAGGGTATAAGAGTTGAATTAGATGATAGAGCTGAAAAAATTGGATTTAAGATAAGAGAAGCTCAGCTTGAAAAAGTGCCATACATGTTAATAGTAGGTGAAAAAGAAGTAGCTGATAATAATGTTTCTGTTAGATCAAGAGATAAAGGTGAAATAGGTAGTATTAAATTAGATGAATTTATAGCTAGTATTTCAAAAGAAATTGAATCAAGAGAAAGTATTATTCAAGACTAA
- a CDS encoding DUF445 domain-containing protein, giving the protein MDNLIRILILAVIGGFIGYVTNVVAIRLIFRPIKPIKIPILNIEIVGLIPKRRAEIAANVGEIIQEEFLSMDEILANIITDEDKEEVVRYIKARVKIIIHEKVSFIPSGIKNMIQDYLGEIIESEVKQSIDELSKNIINKANERIDIQKMVEDKINELDLYELEEIIIRIAKKELKHIEFLGLVLGFLIGIAQGLITMFI; this is encoded by the coding sequence ATGGATAATTTAATTAGGATACTGATATTAGCTGTTATTGGTGGATTTATAGGTTATGTTACGAATGTAGTTGCTATAAGACTGATATTTAGACCAATAAAGCCTATTAAAATACCTATTTTAAATATAGAAATAGTAGGTCTTATACCAAAGAGAAGAGCAGAAATAGCAGCAAATGTAGGAGAAATAATTCAAGAAGAATTTCTTTCTATGGACGAAATACTTGCAAATATCATTACTGACGAAGATAAGGAAGAAGTTGTAAGATACATAAAAGCAAGGGTAAAAATTATAATACATGAGAAAGTTTCATTTATCCCGAGTGGTATAAAAAACATGATACAAGATTATCTAGGAGAGATAATTGAGTCTGAAGTTAAGCAAAGTATAGATGAATTGAGTAAAAATATAATAAATAAAGCAAATGAACGTATAGATATACAAAAAATGGTCGAAGATAAGATTAATGAACTAGATTTATATGAATTGGAAGAGATAATAATAAGAATAGCTAAGAAAGAATTAAAACATATAGAGTTTTTGGGGCTTGTCTTAGGGTTTTTAATAGGTATAGCTCAAGGGTTAATTACTATGTTTATTTAA
- a CDS encoding DegV family protein, translating to MKNLKIICDSLSDVPKDLLDKYDIDIVSLTVILEEREYKDRIDISGDEFYKRLREENVYPKTSQATYAQFKEIFEKYTNEDREILYIAGSATATGTYQSAVMAKNDVDGKIYTYDSNLLCMGTGLLVIKAGELASEGKSVAEILPVLDELKEKAFVIFSVDTLEYLQKGGRISSTKAAIGSILNIKPILEIRDGLVSQISQVRGKKNVISKMMELIKSNCGDDLSDQIVYIGYSDDFKEKEQLSKVMQDELRPKEIRFFQIGVCIGAHAGPGVTGIICLKNK from the coding sequence ATGAAAAATCTAAAGATAATCTGTGACAGTTTATCGGACGTGCCAAAAGATTTGTTAGATAAATATGATATAGATATAGTTTCATTAACAGTTATACTGGAGGAAAGAGAATACAAGGATAGAATTGATATATCTGGAGATGAATTTTATAAAAGGCTTAGAGAAGAAAATGTATATCCAAAAACTTCTCAAGCTACTTATGCCCAATTTAAGGAAATTTTTGAGAAATATACAAATGAGGATAGAGAGATACTTTATATAGCAGGGTCTGCCACAGCTACAGGTACGTATCAAAGTGCTGTAATGGCAAAGAATGATGTAGATGGTAAAATATATACATATGACTCTAACTTGCTTTGTATGGGAACTGGTTTACTTGTAATAAAAGCAGGAGAACTTGCAAGTGAAGGAAAGTCTGTTGCTGAAATATTGCCTGTTTTGGATGAATTAAAAGAGAAGGCTTTTGTTATATTTTCAGTAGATACATTGGAATATTTACAAAAGGGAGGTAGAATATCATCTACTAAGGCAGCAATAGGAAGTATATTAAATATAAAACCGATTCTTGAAATAAGAGATGGATTAGTTTCGCAAATATCTCAAGTAAGAGGAAAGAAGAATGTAATTTCTAAGATGATGGAATTGATAAAATCAAATTGTGGTGATGATTTATCAGACCAAATTGTGTATATAGGATATAGTGATGATTTTAAGGAAAAGGAACAATTATCTAAGGTTATGCAAGATGAATTAAGACCTAAAGAAATTAGATTTTTCCAAATTGGTGTGTGTATAGGTGCACATGCTGGTCCTGGTGTTACTGGTATCATATGCTTAAAAAATAAATAA
- a CDS encoding BMP family ABC transporter substrate-binding protein, giving the protein MRFKRILILMLTVAMIAGMLVGCANNPSNNPSSSKDNKSDISDKSNSKKSVSMILDIEGTNNEAMNNSALLALNNAQKKLNIDTNKVESDDSSTFSNSIDILCNDNYDLIIAVGARFAKPLEMVAKKYPKQQFAIIDYEYDKQPSNITSISYEDNKSGYLAGLIAGKMTESDKVGFIGGIKSSSRDKFESGFREGVKFSNSSIKDISVEYADVFKDSKSVESIAKKMMDNGVDIIFSTTEDDSKAVIDAVRAKNKKVIATNKDQHELAPENVISSIVKDFENPTYNLIQSFVKGNYKGGKVIENTVKSGSTGLAQNSSQNIPPDVLEYVNKNNK; this is encoded by the coding sequence ATGCGTTTCAAAAGAATATTGATATTGATGTTAACTGTAGCAATGATAGCTGGAATGTTGGTTGGGTGTGCTAATAACCCAAGCAATAATCCTAGCTCTAGCAAAGATAATAAAAGTGATATAAGCGATAAAAGTAATTCAAAAAAATCTGTATCAATGATACTAGATATTGAAGGAACAAATAATGAAGCTATGAATAATTCAGCTTTATTAGCATTAAACAATGCTCAAAAGAAACTTAATATAGATACAAACAAAGTGGAATCAGATGATTCCTCAACTTTTTCTAATAGTATAGATATTTTATGTAATGACAATTACGATTTAATTATAGCTGTAGGAGCTAGATTTGCAAAACCATTGGAGATGGTAGCCAAGAAATATCCAAAGCAACAATTTGCAATTATAGACTATGAGTATGACAAGCAACCTTCTAATATAACTTCAATTTCTTATGAAGATAATAAATCTGGATATCTAGCTGGATTAATTGCTGGAAAAATGACTGAAAGCGATAAGGTTGGTTTTATAGGAGGAATAAAGAGCTCTAGTAGGGATAAATTTGAATCAGGTTTTAGAGAGGGTGTTAAATTTTCTAATAGTAGTATAAAGGATATTTCAGTTGAGTATGCAGATGTTTTTAAAGATAGCAAATCAGTAGAATCTATAGCTAAAAAAATGATGGATAATGGAGTGGATATTATTTTTTCTACTACTGAAGATGATTCAAAAGCTGTAATAGATGCAGTAAGGGCAAAAAATAAAAAAGTTATAGCAACGAATAAAGACCAACATGAGTTAGCTCCAGAAAATGTTATAAGTTCTATTGTAAAAGATTTTGAGAATCCTACTTATAATCTGATACAAAGTTTTGTAAAAGGAAATTATAAAGGCGGAAAAGTTATAGAAAACACAGTTAAGTCTGGAAGTACTGGGCTTGCCCAAAATAGTTCTCAAAATATTCCTCCAGATGTGTTAGAATATGTTAATAAGAACAATAAATAA
- a CDS encoding Rpn family recombination-promoting nuclease/putative transposase, with amino-acid sequence MIEKVEEKSKIIKTSKEYKRTIIEEKDKEWTKKLNDILSRSSFSNDELDKIKALIPKEILTNENVGEVVTEDGYAKPEYDEVFKSLFTLNNEYDLLVNFINDILKDAPYANRNIKPFTQIKRIIRVETDPTINYIGEKRPRLDILAEDEENNHINIEMQRAFENDYLERAEYYLSRVHGRKLEEGKEYKEIGKTIGIHILNHVKYNHIEDYVNCLRLTMDGHPDIYSSKTALYFIELPKIHKSDYIVNRIMLWGKLISNPSSLDVRVIAKNDSIIKKALDRLKELGSNEEYLLNLKRGAYIMNKSRNFKEEIERETAIRVAKEKDYKIIIMLKKNGFKLDDILNKFNDFDLSEDEIKEVYENN; translated from the coding sequence ATGATAGAAAAAGTAGAAGAAAAATCTAAGATTATTAAAACATCAAAAGAATATAAGCGAACTATAATTGAAGAAAAAGATAAAGAATGGACCAAAAAATTAAATGATATACTTAGTAGAAGTAGTTTTTCTAATGATGAATTAGATAAAATCAAGGCGTTAATTCCAAAAGAGATTTTGACTAATGAAAATGTTGGAGAAGTTGTGACTGAAGATGGATATGCTAAGCCCGAGTATGATGAGGTATTTAAATCATTGTTCACTTTAAATAATGAATATGATTTACTTGTAAATTTTATAAATGATATCCTAAAAGATGCTCCATATGCTAACAGGAATATCAAACCGTTCACTCAAATAAAGAGAATAATTAGAGTTGAAACTGACCCAACAATTAATTACATTGGAGAGAAAAGACCTAGACTTGATATTTTGGCTGAAGATGAAGAAAATAATCATATAAATATTGAGATGCAAAGAGCTTTTGAGAACGATTATTTGGAAAGAGCTGAATATTATCTTAGTCGTGTACATGGTAGAAAGTTAGAAGAAGGTAAAGAGTATAAAGAAATTGGAAAAACTATTGGAATACATATACTAAATCATGTAAAATATAATCACATAGAAGATTATGTAAATTGCCTGAGATTAACAATGGACGGGCATCCAGATATTTATTCTAGTAAAACTGCATTATATTTTATAGAGCTTCCAAAAATTCATAAATCTGACTATATAGTAAATAGAATTATGCTATGGGGAAAACTTATTAGTAATCCTTCTAGCTTAGATGTAAGAGTTATAGCTAAGAATGATTCTATTATTAAAAAAGCACTTGATAGATTAAAAGAATTAGGTAGCAATGAAGAATATTTATTAAATCTGAAAAGAGGTGCTTATATCATGAATAAAAGTAGAAATTTTAAAGAAGAGATTGAAAGAGAGACAGCAATTAGAGTTGCAAAAGAAAAAGATTATAAAATAATTATAATGTTGAAAAAAAATGGTTTTAAATTAGATGACATATTAAATAAATTTAATGATTTTGACTTAAGTGAAGATGAGATAAAAGAAGTATATGAAAATAATTGA
- a CDS encoding DUF6873 family GME fold protein: protein MEFTREPFILDDDLCLALVDKRISYLMENELKLRNIEIIKTIECKELYESIKYHPDICICNLGKGDIIVAPNVYNQYKELLSRYKFNIIKGEANLLNRYPYDIPYNIAIVGDYAIHNFKYTDKAILDYIENNKLKKINIEQGYSKCSICIVDRTSIITSDKGIWKSMKNTEIECLLIEKGHINLFEMNYGFIGGCTGLISKDKLAFCGDVKKHPDYERIKSFVESKNKEIVTLSCENLLDIGSIVPLMTRKER, encoded by the coding sequence ATGGAATTTACAAGAGAACCATTTATACTAGATGACGATTTGTGTCTAGCTTTGGTGGACAAAAGAATTAGTTATCTAATGGAAAATGAATTAAAATTAAGAAATATAGAGATAATAAAAACAATAGAATGTAAAGAATTATATGAAAGCATAAAATATCACCCGGATATATGTATTTGTAATTTAGGAAAAGGAGATATAATTGTTGCGCCGAATGTATATAATCAATACAAAGAGTTATTAAGTAGATATAAATTTAATATAATTAAGGGAGAAGCTAATTTATTAAATAGATACCCTTATGATATACCTTACAATATTGCGATAGTTGGTGACTATGCTATACACAATTTTAAGTATACTGACAAAGCAATATTAGATTATATTGAAAATAATAAACTTAAAAAGATAAATATAGAGCAGGGCTATTCTAAATGCTCAATCTGTATAGTAGATAGAACGTCTATAATAACATCAGATAAAGGTATTTGGAAAAGTATGAAGAATACAGAAATAGAGTGTTTATTGATAGAAAAAGGTCACATAAATTTATTTGAGATGAATTATGGATTTATAGGTGGATGTACAGGGTTGATTTCTAAGGATAAACTAGCTTTTTGTGGAGATGTTAAAAAACATCCTGACTATGAACGTATAAAAAGTTTTGTAGAAAGTAAAAACAAGGAGATAGTTACACTTAGCTGTGAAAATTTACTAGATATAGGTTCTATAGTTCCTCTCATGACAAGAAAGGAGCGATAA
- the nth gene encoding endonuclease III: MKNVNLKEINEKDVILEEEINKKGMDKKNIIEKEEINKKGIDKKDIIEKKEINKKGIDKKDIIEKKEINKKGIDKKDIIEKKEINKKEMDKKDIIEKEEINKKGMNKKDIIEKEEINEKGIDKMIGKKDEIIDEKDIENFMDIEEDKKSIKVSKKSTKKGETEKKTKKSSSNKATQKTSKETKSKSKIKNESANEKDVNKILDELEKLYPDAKCELNYGTAFELLIATILSAQCTDVRVNKVTSELFKKYNTARDFANLSIEEISKEIKSCGLYKSKSQKIKDTSEQLCELYDGEVPDSLEKLIKLPGVGRKTAGVVLSNAFNHPAIAVDTHVFRVSNRIGIVDEPNPQKTEFALMEAIPKERWSHSHHVLIFHGRRMCKARNPECASCPIKEDCNYYKELNETK, from the coding sequence ATGAAAAATGTAAATCTAAAAGAGATAAATGAAAAAGATGTAATTTTGGAAGAAGAGATAAATAAAAAAGGAATGGATAAGAAAAATATAATTGAGAAGGAAGAGATAAATAAAAAAGGAATAGATAAGAAAGATATAATTGAGAAGAAAGAGATAAATAAAAAAGGAATAGATAAGAAAGATATAATTGAGAAGAAAGAGATAAATAAAAAAGGAATAGATAAGAAAGATATAATTGAGAAGAAAGAGATAAATAAAAAAGAAATGGATAAGAAAGATATAATTGAGAAGGAAGAGATAAATAAAAAAGGAATGAATAAGAAAGATATAATTGAGAAGGAAGAGATAAATGAAAAAGGAATAGATAAAATGATTGGTAAAAAAGATGAGATAATTGATGAGAAAGATATAGAGAATTTTATGGATATTGAAGAAGATAAAAAAAGTATCAAAGTAAGTAAAAAAAGTACTAAAAAAGGTGAAACGGAGAAAAAAACAAAGAAGAGTAGTTCTAATAAGGCTACACAAAAAACAAGTAAAGAAACTAAAAGTAAGTCTAAAATTAAAAATGAGTCAGCAAATGAAAAAGACGTAAATAAGATTTTAGACGAGTTAGAAAAATTGTATCCAGATGCTAAATGTGAGTTAAATTATGGGACAGCCTTTGAACTTTTAATAGCAACTATTTTATCAGCACAATGTACTGATGTAAGAGTGAATAAAGTTACTTCAGAGTTGTTTAAAAAGTACAACACAGCTAGAGACTTTGCTAATTTGAGCATTGAAGAAATTAGTAAAGAGATAAAGAGTTGTGGTCTTTACAAAAGCAAGTCTCAAAAAATAAAGGATACATCTGAACAGCTATGTGAATTATATGATGGTGAAGTACCTGATAGCTTAGAAAAGCTTATAAAATTACCTGGTGTTGGAAGAAAAACAGCAGGGGTTGTACTTAGTAACGCTTTTAATCATCCAGCAATAGCTGTAGATACTCATGTATTTAGAGTTAGCAATAGAATAGGAATAGTGGACGAGCCAAATCCTCAAAAAACAGAATTTGCACTTATGGAAGCTATACCAAAAGAAAGATGGTCACACTCACATCATGTATTAATTTTTCATGGAAGAAGAATGTGTAAAGCTAGAAATCCAGAATGTGCAAGTTGCCCAATAAAAGAAGATTGTAATTATTATAAAGAACTTAATGAAACGAAATAA
- a CDS encoding BMP family ABC transporter substrate-binding protein, producing MKIKRILMACFVVVFTIFILAICNFDFGFDKVNKNNSNIDSAESKQNESKSLPTSAEKDKSNSKSKNKEDDTEDDSYVRKTIGVLLDTENLNNESYNNNVLSALKRADEDFDVRIKLEKPKTSKSFKESIEKLHKYEPDLIIAVGARFAEPIKEAATKYPKQQFAIVDYTYKVQPANVISVSFQDNVTGYLAGLIAGKMTDTGKVGFIGGVEGSSRDKYESGFRKGLKTSNKDAELLVKYSNIFENPESARTIAKEMRDSDRDVVFSATEDDSKRAIQVARENGGKVIAINKDQYDMAPDNVISSIIKDVEQPVYELIKNVAKDGFKGSKVMEFKIKDGELGLTSKSSRNIPPDVLEYIKKEYNKVKDTY from the coding sequence GTGAAAATAAAAAGGATATTGATGGCTTGCTTTGTAGTAGTTTTTACAATTTTTATATTAGCTATATGTAATTTTGATTTTGGATTTGATAAAGTAAATAAGAATAATTCTAATATAGATAGTGCTGAATCGAAACAGAATGAGTCTAAAAGTTTGCCAACTTCAGCAGAAAAGGATAAATCAAATAGCAAAAGTAAGAATAAAGAAGATGACACAGAAGATGATTCATATGTAAGAAAAACTATTGGAGTATTGTTAGATACCGAAAACTTAAATAACGAATCATATAATAACAATGTACTATCAGCCTTAAAAAGGGCTGACGAAGATTTTGATGTTAGGATAAAACTTGAAAAACCAAAGACTTCTAAAAGTTTTAAAGAGAGTATAGAAAAACTGCATAAGTATGAACCAGATTTGATAATAGCAGTTGGAGCCAGATTTGCAGAGCCAATTAAAGAAGCTGCTACTAAATATCCCAAACAGCAATTTGCAATAGTTGACTATACTTATAAAGTTCAGCCAGCTAATGTAATTTCTGTATCATTTCAAGATAATGTTACTGGATATTTAGCAGGACTTATTGCAGGTAAAATGACTGATACTGGGAAAGTCGGTTTTATAGGAGGAGTTGAGGGTTCTAGTAGAGATAAGTATGAATCTGGATTTAGAAAGGGGCTTAAAACTTCAAATAAAGATGCTGAGTTACTAGTTAAGTATTCAAATATATTTGAAAACCCTGAATCAGCTAGAACTATTGCAAAGGAAATGAGAGATTCTGATAGAGATGTTGTATTTTCAGCTACAGAAGATGATAGTAAAAGAGCTATTCAGGTAGCAAGAGAAAATGGTGGTAAAGTTATAGCTATTAATAAAGACCAATACGATATGGCTCCAGATAATGTAATAAGTTCAATTATAAAAGATGTAGAACAACCTGTATATGAACTGATAAAGAACGTTGCAAAAGATGGTTTTAAGGGAAGTAAAGTAATGGAATTTAAAATAAAAGATGGAGAACTTGGCTTGACTTCAAAGAGCAGTAGAAATATACCACCAGATGTTTTGGAATACATAAAAAAAGAGTATAACAAAGTGAAAGATACATATTAA
- a CDS encoding putative sporulation protein YtxC codes for MVEKDNISSMKFLRNNNVNDRLIYTNDIVEVVIDSAKQEVLNKKILNGTKAEQRALNIDEISTEITSMIISIMKEKLLKEYILKCYGRTYPEDKNNIYIYSLNIFAKKEIFMRETVFTRVRNYIEENDFINVEGFIRFRMREFMKYISAIGDIAVEEYLIKKDQDEFIRVLKYFIDTQEEKIDLLKVHIMEDNTFVLYDKNGNKIDSIDDEEIINMVIRENLNYEDFLISTLLTLCPKKIEILDLLNNNCSKEIIDTVEAIFENKVSIIMEN; via the coding sequence TTGGTTGAGAAGGATAATATTTCTTCCATGAAATTTTTGAGGAATAATAATGTAAACGATAGATTAATATATACGAATGACATTGTAGAAGTAGTGATAGATTCTGCAAAGCAAGAAGTGTTAAATAAAAAAATACTTAATGGTACTAAAGCTGAACAAAGAGCTTTAAATATTGATGAGATATCAACGGAAATAACTAGTATGATAATAAGTATAATGAAAGAGAAACTTTTGAAAGAATACATTCTAAAATGCTATGGGCGTACATATCCTGAAGATAAAAATAATATATACATATATTCACTGAACATATTTGCTAAAAAAGAGATTTTTATGAGAGAAACAGTATTTACTAGGGTGAGAAATTATATAGAAGAAAATGATTTTATAAATGTAGAAGGTTTTATTAGATTTAGAATGAGAGAATTTATGAAATATATTTCTGCTATAGGTGATATTGCAGTTGAGGAGTATTTAATAAAGAAAGACCAAGATGAATTTATAAGAGTTTTAAAATACTTTATAGATACTCAAGAAGAAAAGATTGATTTGCTTAAAGTTCATATAATGGAAGATAATACATTTGTTTTATACGATAAAAATGGAAATAAGATAGACAGTATAGATGATGAAGAAATTATAAATATGGTAATAAGAGAAAATTTAAATTATGAGGACTTTTTAATAAGTACCTTATTAACTCTATGTCCCAAAAAAATAGAAATATTGGATTTGTTAAATAATAATTGCTCAAAGGAAATTATAGATACTGTAGAAGCAATTTTTGAAAATAAAGTTAGTATAATTATGGAAAACTAG
- the trmL gene encoding tRNA (uridine(34)/cytosine(34)/5-carboxymethylaminomethyluridine(34)-2'-O)-methyltransferase TrmL produces the protein MSLNIVLVEPEIPQNTGNIIRTCAATGSTLHLVKPLGFSLDDKHLKRCGLDYWDIADIQYYDSFEELQEKYPNSKYFFSTTKAKQSHSDVKYEENCFIVFGKETKGLPEPLLKANMDTCIRVPMLDVEKARSLNLSNSVAIVVYEALRQIGYPNMR, from the coding sequence ATGTCATTAAATATAGTATTAGTAGAACCAGAAATACCTCAAAATACAGGAAATATAATAAGAACCTGTGCAGCAACAGGTTCAACTTTACATTTAGTAAAACCACTGGGTTTTTCATTGGATGATAAACACCTAAAAAGATGTGGGCTTGACTATTGGGATATAGCTGATATACAATATTACGATAGCTTTGAAGAATTACAAGAAAAGTATCCAAATAGTAAATACTTTTTTTCTACAACAAAGGCTAAACAGTCACATTCAGATGTGAAATATGAAGAAAATTGTTTTATAGTATTTGGGAAAGAAACAAAGGGATTACCAGAACCTTTGTTGAAAGCAAATATGGATACTTGTATTAGAGTGCCTATGTTGGATGTTGAAAAGGCTAGGTCATTAAATTTATCAAATTCAGTTGCTATTGTAGTGTACGAGGCTTTAAGACAAATAGGATACCCAAATATGAGGTAG